From the genome of Streptomyces sp. NBC_01260, one region includes:
- a CDS encoding cold-shock protein, translating into MATGTVKWFNSEKGFGFIEQDGGGADVFAHYSNIATQGFRELQEGQKVSFDVTQGQKGPQAENIVPA; encoded by the coding sequence ATGGCTACTGGAACCGTGAAGTGGTTCAACTCGGAAAAGGGCTTCGGCTTCATCGAGCAGGACGGCGGCGGCGCTGACGTCTTCGCCCACTACTCCAACATCGCCACCCAGGGCTTCCGTGAGCTCCAGGAGGGCCAGAAGGTCTCCTTCGACGTCACGCAGGGCCAGAAGGGCCCGCAGGCGGAGAACATCGTCCCGGCCTAA
- a CDS encoding DEAD/DEAH box helicase, whose product MTRSERQDRPARNRPSRGRGTAQAKATAQGSGKGSGKASPRRKATPPQGEFALPETMTPALPAVEAFAELDMPAALLKTLAAQGVTDPFPIQGATLPNSLAGRDILGRGRTGSGKTLAFGLALLARTAGRRSEPKAPLALVLVPTRELAQQVTDALTPYATSVNLRMATVVGGMSISKQSGTLRRGAEVLVATPGRLKDLIERGDCRLDQVAITVLDEADQMADMGFMPQVVALLKQVEADGQRMLFSATLDKNIDRLVKMFLTDPVVHSVDPSAGAVTTMEHHVLHVLDETDKKVVATKIAAREGRVIMFVDTKRAADRFAKRLLASGVRAAALHGGRSQPQRNRTLDQFKNGQVTALVATNVAARGIHVDDLDLVVNVDPPTDHKDYLHRGGRTARAGESGSVVTLVLPEEKREMTRLMQDAGIAPRTTRIKSSDEELTRITGAREPSGVAIVIEVPQPTQPKPRTRPGGTGSGAGAGGGFRSGTRGRGRRGGGTGGAGGAGAQGAGGAGGSGRGSGAGRSGSSGRGGAPARGRRAA is encoded by the coding sequence ATGACCCGCTCCGAACGTCAGGACCGTCCCGCCCGCAATCGCCCGTCGAGGGGGCGTGGCACGGCCCAGGCAAAGGCAACCGCACAGGGTTCCGGCAAGGGATCCGGCAAGGCGTCGCCGCGTCGCAAGGCCACGCCGCCGCAGGGTGAGTTCGCCCTGCCCGAAACCATGACCCCCGCACTGCCCGCCGTCGAGGCGTTCGCCGAGCTGGACATGCCCGCCGCCCTGCTGAAAACCCTTGCCGCGCAGGGCGTCACCGACCCGTTCCCGATCCAGGGCGCCACCCTGCCGAACTCGCTCGCCGGCCGGGACATCCTCGGCCGCGGCCGTACCGGCTCCGGCAAGACCCTGGCCTTCGGCCTCGCGCTGCTGGCCCGCACCGCCGGACGCCGCTCCGAGCCGAAGGCGCCGCTCGCCCTCGTCCTCGTCCCGACCCGCGAGCTCGCCCAGCAGGTCACCGACGCACTGACGCCGTACGCGACGTCCGTCAACCTGCGGATGGCCACCGTCGTCGGCGGGATGTCGATCAGCAAGCAGTCCGGCACCCTGCGCCGCGGCGCCGAGGTGCTCGTCGCCACGCCCGGCCGGCTCAAGGACCTCATCGAGCGCGGTGACTGCCGCCTCGACCAGGTCGCCATCACCGTCCTCGACGAGGCCGACCAGATGGCCGACATGGGCTTCATGCCGCAGGTCGTCGCCCTGCTCAAGCAGGTCGAGGCGGACGGGCAGCGGATGCTCTTCTCCGCGACCCTGGACAAGAACATCGACCGGCTGGTCAAGATGTTCCTGACCGACCCCGTCGTGCACTCGGTCGACCCGTCCGCCGGTGCGGTCACCACCATGGAGCACCATGTGCTCCACGTGCTCGACGAGACCGACAAGAAGGTCGTCGCCACGAAGATCGCCGCTCGCGAGGGCCGGGTGATCATGTTCGTCGACACCAAGCGTGCCGCCGACCGCTTCGCCAAGCGGCTGCTCGCCAGCGGTGTACGGGCGGCCGCCCTGCACGGCGGCCGCTCGCAGCCGCAGCGCAACCGGACCCTGGACCAGTTCAAGAACGGCCAGGTCACCGCGCTCGTCGCGACGAACGTGGCGGCGCGCGGCATCCATGTCGACGACCTCGACCTGGTCGTCAACGTGGACCCGCCCACCGACCACAAGGACTACCTCCACCGCGGCGGGCGCACGGCGCGCGCCGGGGAGTCCGGCAGCGTCGTCACGCTGGTGCTGCCCGAGGAGAAGCGGGAGATGACCCGGCTGATGCAGGACGCGGGCATCGCGCCGCGCACCACCCGGATCAAGTCCAGCGACGAGGAGCTCACCCGGATCACCGGGGCGCGTGAGCCCTCCGGTGTCGCCATCGTGATCGAGGTCCCGCAGCCGACCCAGCCGAAGCCGCGCACGCGGCCCGGCGGCACGGGGTCCGGTGCGGGCGCCGGTGGTGGTTTCCGCTCGGGCACGCGTGGGCGCGGCCGGCGCGGCGGCGGTACGGGGGGTGCCGGAGGCGCCGGTGCGCAGGGTGCGGGTGGCGCGGGCGGTTCCGGCCGGGGCTCCGGTGCGGGGCGCTCGGGCAGCTCCGGTCGTGGCGGTGCGCCTGCGCGTGGTCGTCGCGCGGCCTAG
- a CDS encoding ankyrin repeat domain-containing protein, whose translation MTEDPMAEAAADGQSLFDALHEGEDAVVRLLRAGAAAESSDENGASPLYLAAVSDRPGVVRLLLAAGADPDRACGPESGDLPICGAACGGHTEVVEALLSAGARPDLREQFGFTALRWAVGLGHARTARTLLDHGADPCLPGPGGEAPLLLAVRRGSLETVRALLDHGAGAPEGVLEEALAEARRMLEVDLEQEMRGGLLDAYGDTDVHRISVHRAVIDGGETLTVELERNGEPFAGQDHQTGHGAIATLLETELGLLAPFEELARRALRSGSPDLDNWHASAEALRERGDEETRQAAAAWCSSGDPLRQAFGADVLTRLGQDPSGA comes from the coding sequence GTGACAGAAGATCCGATGGCGGAGGCGGCGGCGGACGGGCAGAGCCTGTTCGACGCGTTGCACGAGGGCGAGGACGCCGTCGTGCGGCTGCTCCGCGCCGGTGCAGCCGCCGAGTCGTCCGACGAGAACGGCGCGAGCCCGCTCTACCTGGCGGCGGTCTCGGACCGGCCGGGCGTGGTGCGGCTGCTCCTCGCCGCCGGCGCCGATCCCGACCGGGCCTGCGGTCCGGAGTCGGGTGACCTGCCGATCTGCGGCGCGGCGTGCGGCGGTCACACCGAGGTGGTCGAGGCGCTGCTGTCCGCCGGGGCCCGGCCCGACCTGCGCGAGCAGTTCGGGTTCACGGCGCTGCGCTGGGCGGTGGGGCTCGGCCACGCGCGGACGGCGCGGACGCTGCTCGACCACGGCGCCGACCCCTGCCTGCCGGGGCCGGGGGGCGAGGCGCCCCTCCTCCTGGCCGTCCGGCGCGGCTCCCTGGAGACGGTTCGGGCACTGCTGGACCACGGTGCGGGAGCGCCGGAGGGGGTGCTGGAGGAGGCGCTCGCCGAGGCGCGGCGGATGCTGGAGGTGGACCTGGAGCAGGAGATGCGCGGCGGACTGCTGGACGCGTACGGGGACACGGACGTGCACCGGATCTCGGTGCACCGCGCGGTCATCGACGGCGGGGAGACACTGACCGTCGAACTGGAGCGGAACGGGGAGCCGTTCGCGGGCCAGGACCACCAGACGGGGCACGGCGCGATCGCCACGCTCCTGGAGACCGAGCTGGGTCTCCTGGCCCCGTTCGAGGAGCTGGCACGCCGGGCGCTGCGGTCCGGGAGCCCGGACCTGGACAACTGGCACGCGTCGGCGGAGGCGCTGCGCGAGCGCGGCGACGAGGAGACCCGGCAGGCGGCGGCCGCGTGGTGCTCAAGCGGTGACCCGTTGCGGCAGGCGTTCGGCGCGGACGTACTGACCCGTCTGGGCCAGGACCCGTCCGGCGCCTGA
- a CDS encoding glycoside hydrolase family 35 protein, with translation MADFTVGDDDHFRLDGRPVRLLSGALHYFRVHEAQWDHRLSMLRAMGLNCVETYVPWNLHEPQPGRFHDVAALGRFLDAAQRAGLWAIVRPGPYICAEWENGGLPVWVTGGFGRRVRTRDAGYLGAVRRWFAELLPQVVERQIDRGGPVIMVQAENEYGSYGTDQVYLRQVAAMLGEYGVSVPLFTSDGPEDHMLTGGSVPGLLATANFGSGAREAFRVLRRHRDAGPLMCMEFWCGWFEHWGAPPVVRDPAQAAEALREILECGASVNIYMAHGGTNFGGWAGANRSGPLQDQELLPTVTSYDYDAPVDEYGRPTEKFWLLRKVLAEYADGPLPELPDEPAGLAAPLRAALTGWASLQDVMEALGDEEQPESGVPPTFEELGVDRGLVRYRVGVPGPRRPYTLGVSGLRDRAVVYVDGVRRGVLSEEDGTLDEPVAGPAEVELWVESLGRVNYGPRLGEPKGITGGVLHERQFLHGVRARALRLDAFEDAAAVAGVPFVPVDGSGRSGLYRGSFELADTDGTGHAGLELPGWTRGFVWVNGFCLGRYWSAGPQRTLYVPGPVLRDGVNEVWVLEVEDAGAPYAELGPGLPVRTDTAAAAGTPEDARP, from the coding sequence ATGGCTGACTTCACGGTGGGCGACGACGACCACTTCCGGCTCGACGGGCGGCCCGTACGGCTGCTGTCGGGCGCCCTGCACTACTTCCGGGTGCACGAGGCGCAGTGGGACCACCGGCTGTCGATGCTGCGGGCGATGGGCCTGAACTGTGTCGAGACGTACGTGCCGTGGAATCTGCACGAACCGCAGCCGGGCAGGTTCCACGACGTGGCGGCACTGGGCCGCTTCCTGGACGCGGCCCAGCGGGCCGGCCTGTGGGCGATCGTCCGCCCGGGTCCGTACATCTGCGCGGAGTGGGAGAACGGTGGTCTGCCGGTCTGGGTGACCGGAGGGTTCGGGCGCCGGGTGCGAACCCGCGACGCCGGCTATCTGGGCGCGGTGCGGCGTTGGTTCGCCGAACTGCTGCCCCAGGTCGTGGAGCGGCAGATCGACCGCGGCGGCCCGGTGATCATGGTCCAGGCGGAGAACGAGTACGGCAGTTACGGCACCGATCAGGTCTATCTGCGGCAGGTGGCCGCGATGCTCGGCGAGTACGGCGTGAGCGTCCCGCTGTTCACCTCCGACGGGCCGGAGGACCACATGCTCACGGGCGGCTCGGTGCCCGGTCTGCTCGCCACGGCGAACTTCGGCTCGGGGGCGCGCGAGGCGTTCCGGGTGCTCCGGCGTCACCGGGACGCGGGCCCGCTGATGTGCATGGAGTTCTGGTGCGGCTGGTTCGAGCACTGGGGCGCGCCGCCGGTCGTACGCGATCCGGCACAGGCCGCCGAGGCGCTGCGGGAGATCCTGGAGTGCGGGGCGTCGGTCAACATCTACATGGCGCACGGCGGGACGAACTTCGGCGGCTGGGCGGGCGCCAACCGCTCGGGCCCGCTCCAGGACCAGGAGCTCCTGCCGACGGTGACGTCGTACGACTACGACGCGCCGGTGGACGAGTACGGGCGGCCCACGGAGAAGTTCTGGCTGCTGCGGAAGGTCCTCGCCGAGTACGCGGACGGACCGCTGCCCGAACTGCCGGACGAGCCCGCCGGACTCGCCGCCCCGCTGCGGGCCGCGCTGACCGGCTGGGCGTCGTTGCAGGACGTCATGGAGGCACTCGGCGACGAGGAGCAGCCGGAGTCCGGTGTTCCGCCCACGTTCGAGGAGCTCGGCGTCGACCGCGGCCTGGTGCGCTACCGGGTCGGCGTCCCGGGTCCCCGACGGCCGTACACCCTGGGGGTGTCGGGCCTGAGGGACCGGGCGGTGGTGTACGTGGACGGTGTCCGCAGGGGCGTCCTGAGCGAGGAGGACGGCACCCTCGATGAGCCGGTGGCCGGGCCCGCCGAGGTCGAGCTGTGGGTGGAGTCGCTGGGCCGGGTCAACTACGGGCCGCGCCTCGGCGAGCCCAAGGGGATCACCGGGGGCGTGCTGCACGAGCGCCAGTTCCTGCACGGCGTACGGGCGCGGGCGCTGCGGCTCGACGCGTTCGAGGACGCGGCGGCGGTGGCCGGCGTCCCGTTCGTCCCGGTCGACGGGTCCGGGCGCAGCGGCCTGTACCGGGGTTCCTTCGAGCTCGCGGACACGGACGGCACCGGGCACGCGGGTCTTGAACTGCCGGGCTGGACGCGCGGGTTCGTCTGGGTGAACGGGTTCTGCCTCGGGCGGTACTGGTCGGCGGGCCCGCAGCGGACGCTGTACGTACCGGGGCCGGTCCTGCGGGACGGCGTCAACGAGGTATGGGTGCTGGAGGTGGAGGACGCGGGCGCGCCCTACGCGGAGCTGGGACCGGGGCTGCCCGTCCGGACGGACACCGCTGCCGCTGCCGGCACCCCGGAGGATGCCCGCCCCTGA
- a CDS encoding helix-turn-helix domain-containing protein, producing the protein MYHTWMRFFTPSPLHHRLGLVCLGVGLQHGALPTVGPRTLDHHVAVVINSGSGWFAGPDGRRMPVTGPSLIWLTPGTPHHYGADPATGWDESFVDFTGPATTTYTELGYIEPDRPLVPLSDTAAPRAAIGRMVRAARRGNPLLEVETGAAVHELLVALRRARADVSPDGDPVLQAMTRDAFQPLSVAEHAARHGMTPAELRTAVRRGAGCSPKDYLLGIRLGRAKELLATSDLPVAAVARRVGYDDPAYFSRLFARRVGTAPVRFREQQGRSVPGGWSDRVPDPDHPPTITP; encoded by the coding sequence ATGTACCACACCTGGATGCGCTTCTTCACCCCGAGCCCGCTCCACCACCGCCTCGGCCTGGTCTGCCTCGGGGTGGGCCTCCAGCACGGCGCGCTGCCCACCGTCGGGCCCCGCACCCTGGACCACCACGTGGCCGTGGTCATCAACTCGGGCAGCGGCTGGTTCGCCGGGCCGGACGGGCGGCGGATGCCGGTCACCGGGCCCAGCCTGATCTGGCTGACCCCGGGCACCCCGCACCACTACGGCGCCGACCCGGCCACCGGCTGGGACGAGAGCTTCGTCGACTTCACCGGCCCCGCCACCACCACGTACACCGAACTCGGCTACATCGAGCCGGACCGCCCGCTGGTCCCGCTCTCCGACACGGCGGCACCGCGGGCCGCCATCGGCCGGATGGTGCGGGCGGCGCGGCGCGGGAACCCGCTGCTGGAGGTGGAGACCGGTGCGGCCGTCCATGAGCTGCTCGTCGCGCTGCGCCGGGCCCGCGCCGATGTCAGCCCCGACGGCGACCCGGTGCTCCAGGCCATGACCCGGGACGCGTTCCAGCCGCTCTCCGTCGCCGAGCACGCCGCCCGGCACGGCATGACACCCGCCGAACTGCGCACGGCCGTCCGGCGCGGTGCGGGCTGCAGCCCCAAGGACTACCTCCTCGGCATCCGGCTCGGCCGCGCCAAGGAGCTCCTCGCCACCAGCGATCTGCCGGTCGCGGCCGTCGCCCGCCGCGTCGGGTACGACGATCCGGCGTACTTCTCCCGCCTGTTCGCCCGCCGCGTCGGCACCGCCCCGGTCCGCTTCCGCGAGCAGCAGGGGCGCAGTGTGCCGGGCGGCTGGAGCGACCGGGTGCCGGACCCCGACCACCCGCCCACGATCACTCCGTAG
- a CDS encoding chorismate mutase translates to MTTSDIDDSVGTELNRLRESIDNIDAAVVHMLAERFKCTQQVGHLKAAHQLPPADPAREGRQIARLRQLAESAHLDPAFAEKLLNFIVAEVIRHHERIADESANGTAGTRA, encoded by the coding sequence ATGACCACGAGCGACATCGACGATTCCGTAGGCACCGAGCTGAACCGGCTGCGCGAGAGCATCGACAACATCGACGCGGCAGTTGTCCACATGCTCGCCGAGCGCTTCAAGTGCACCCAGCAGGTGGGCCATCTCAAGGCCGCCCACCAGCTCCCCCCGGCCGACCCGGCGCGCGAGGGCCGCCAGATCGCCCGGCTGCGCCAGCTCGCCGAGAGCGCCCACCTGGACCCGGCGTTCGCCGAGAAGCTGCTGAACTTCATCGTGGCCGAGGTCATCCGCCACCACGAACGCATCGCCGACGAATCGGCGAACGGCACGGCCGGCACGAGGGCGTGA
- a CDS encoding sensor histidine kinase produces the protein MARGRLRIYLGAAPGVGKTYAMLAEGQRLRARGTDVVVGFVEPHGRRPTAAMADGLEATARRTLSHRGALFTEMDLDAVLARRPQVALVDELAHSNVPGARNAKRWQDVQELLDAGVDVVTTLNVQHLESLNDVVRQITGVTQRETLPDEVARRADQIELVDLPPEVLRRRLVHGDIYAPDRIESALTHYFRVGNLTALREIALLWLADRVEEGLQRYRAEHGVVAPWETRERILVSLSGGPEGETLIRRAARISARTPGTELLALHVVREDGLADVDPAVLDAQRTLVESLGGSYHQTTGEDVVDALLQFAEAENVTQIVLGASRHGRLASLLRAGVGERTIKGSGPIDVHIVTHGEAAGAAASRLPHPSRGTGPRRYWAALVGAVVLLPVLTLLLTAVRGHLGLSSDLVIYLLAVVVVALVGGLYPALLAAIAAALLADYYFTAPVHSLAVERPDAIAALVVFLATAALVGTAAGTAAQRTHQAVRATSEARALSRLAAAMMRGQDLTALVEQIRENFGLSAISLLERDPEASPVPRWYVVASAGERPPEKPYEADVESPVDDNLTLAARGSGLSTQDQRVLAACAAELGLAHARGRIAGCSGGTDAFADAERTRASLLLAAGRDLRAPLHTAEEALVRLRSRRAVGTVPEEAQLLEAARAAVHRAAQLVTDLDDVSRLHAGALDLYLRPVDLNEMLGAALDDLGPGGHSIILRLPEQLPDVIADAALLTRALTALGADALRHSPSDRPPVVTAGVQAGRVMIRVEDGTPDRGPEPGPGASRAPGPRAGSLAVRLSRDLAEAMDGTLETAAESPGFSVMLTLPSSAPGGSATSSRNE, from the coding sequence GTGGCACGTGGACGGTTGCGGATCTACCTCGGGGCCGCCCCCGGGGTCGGGAAGACGTACGCCATGCTTGCCGAGGGGCAGCGGTTGCGTGCACGGGGCACGGATGTGGTCGTCGGCTTCGTCGAGCCGCACGGGCGTCGGCCGACCGCGGCCATGGCCGACGGTCTGGAGGCGACAGCCCGCCGTACGCTGAGCCACCGCGGTGCGCTCTTCACCGAGATGGATCTCGACGCGGTGCTGGCCCGCCGTCCCCAGGTCGCGCTGGTCGACGAGCTGGCCCACTCCAATGTTCCGGGGGCCCGCAACGCCAAGCGGTGGCAGGACGTCCAGGAGCTCCTGGACGCCGGCGTCGATGTTGTCACCACGCTCAATGTCCAGCACCTGGAGTCCCTCAACGACGTGGTACGGCAGATCACGGGGGTCACCCAGCGGGAGACCCTGCCCGACGAGGTGGCCCGCCGGGCCGACCAGATCGAACTGGTCGACCTGCCACCGGAGGTGCTCCGCCGCCGCCTGGTCCATGGCGACATCTATGCGCCGGACCGCATCGAGTCCGCCCTCACTCACTACTTCCGGGTCGGTAACCTCACCGCCCTGCGCGAGATCGCCTTGCTGTGGCTGGCCGACCGGGTGGAGGAAGGGCTGCAGCGCTACCGCGCGGAACATGGCGTCGTCGCTCCCTGGGAGACCCGGGAGCGCATCCTGGTGTCCCTGAGCGGCGGGCCGGAGGGCGAGACACTGATCCGCCGTGCCGCGCGGATCAGCGCTCGTACCCCCGGCACCGAGTTGCTGGCCCTCCACGTGGTCCGGGAGGACGGACTCGCCGACGTCGACCCGGCGGTACTGGACGCCCAGCGCACTCTTGTGGAGTCGCTCGGCGGCAGCTACCACCAGACCACCGGCGAGGATGTTGTCGATGCCCTGCTCCAGTTCGCCGAGGCGGAGAACGTCACCCAGATCGTGCTGGGCGCGAGCCGGCACGGTCGCCTCGCCTCCCTCCTGAGAGCAGGTGTGGGAGAGCGGACGATCAAGGGGTCCGGCCCCATCGACGTGCACATCGTCACCCATGGGGAGGCGGCAGGGGCTGCTGCGTCGAGGCTTCCGCATCCGAGCCGTGGCACGGGCCCGAGACGGTACTGGGCTGCGCTGGTCGGTGCCGTGGTGCTGCTGCCTGTACTGACGCTCCTGCTGACCGCGGTGCGTGGCCACCTCGGCCTCTCCAGCGACCTGGTGATCTATCTGCTCGCCGTCGTCGTGGTCGCCCTGGTCGGAGGGCTCTACCCCGCGTTGCTCGCCGCCATTGCCGCGGCGCTGCTCGCCGACTACTACTTCACCGCACCGGTGCACTCGCTGGCCGTCGAGCGCCCGGACGCGATTGCCGCGCTCGTGGTGTTCCTTGCCACGGCCGCTCTCGTCGGCACGGCAGCGGGAACGGCTGCTCAGCGTACGCACCAGGCAGTACGCGCGACATCTGAGGCGAGAGCGCTGAGCCGTCTGGCCGCCGCCATGATGCGTGGCCAGGACCTGACGGCACTGGTGGAGCAGATCCGGGAGAACTTCGGTCTCAGTGCGATCAGCCTGCTCGAAAGGGACCCGGAAGCATCTCCCGTGCCCCGCTGGTACGTGGTCGCCAGCGCCGGGGAGCGGCCACCGGAAAAGCCCTACGAGGCGGATGTGGAAAGCCCCGTCGACGACAATCTCACGCTGGCCGCGCGCGGCTCGGGACTGAGTACGCAGGACCAACGCGTCCTCGCTGCGTGCGCCGCCGAACTGGGGCTGGCACATGCGCGAGGGCGGATCGCCGGGTGTTCCGGTGGCACGGACGCCTTCGCTGACGCCGAACGTACCCGGGCATCCCTGCTTCTCGCGGCAGGACGCGATCTGCGTGCTCCGCTGCACACGGCCGAAGAAGCACTCGTGCGCCTGCGGAGTCGACGCGCCGTCGGGACTGTCCCGGAGGAGGCGCAGTTGCTGGAAGCTGCCCGTGCGGCGGTGCACCGTGCGGCGCAGCTGGTCACTGATCTCGACGATGTGAGCCGTCTGCACGCCGGGGCACTCGATCTCTACCTCCGCCCGGTCGACCTCAACGAGATGCTGGGTGCTGCCTTGGACGACCTCGGGCCCGGCGGTCACTCGATCATTCTGCGCCTGCCGGAACAGCTGCCCGACGTGATCGCCGACGCCGCTCTCCTCACCCGTGCGCTGACCGCCCTGGGGGCCGACGCATTGCGTCACAGCCCGTCGGACCGGCCCCCCGTCGTCACCGCCGGGGTCCAAGCCGGCCGCGTGATGATTCGGGTGGAGGACGGCACGCCCGACCGGGGCCCGGAACCGGGCCCCGGGGCTTCCCGGGCTCCGGGTCCCAGGGCCGGCAGCCTGGCCGTACGGCTGTCGCGCGACTTGGCCGAGGCCATGGACGGGACCCTGGAGACGGCCGCTGAGAGCCCCGGTTTCTCGGTGATGCTCACTCTTCCGAGCTCCGCGCCCGGCGGCAGCGCGACATCCAGCCGCAACGAGTGA
- the kdpF gene encoding K(+)-transporting ATPase subunit F, whose amino-acid sequence MNVENVVGLIVAACLVIYLVICLIFPEKF is encoded by the coding sequence GTGAACGTGGAAAACGTCGTCGGCCTGATCGTTGCCGCGTGCCTCGTGATCTACCTGGTCATCTGCCTGATCTTCCCAGAGAAGTTCTAG
- the kdpA gene encoding potassium-transporting ATPase subunit KdpA, whose amino-acid sequence MNDTLAGWLQVLALVVALGLSFRPMGSYMARVLTADHHGRVERLVYRAGGVNGDADQKWSVYLRSILAFSAVSVLFLYAFLRLQNHLLLSLGMKPIAADQSFNTAASFVTNTNWQSYSGESAMGHLVQMAGLAVQNFVSAAVGIAVVAALIRGFNRKKTDRVGNFWVDLTRIVLRVLLPLAFVFAIVLVAAGAVQNFHGVHDITTIAGGHQGLTGGPVASQESIKELGTNGGGFYAANSAHPFENPNAFTNLIEIYLMLVIAFSLPRTFGTMAGDHRQGYAVVAVMALIWGASVAIVTANELHSVSSTAGHAAGGMMEGKETRYGIWASALFAVSTTLTSCGAANSSHDSYTPGGGGMTIFNMMLGEIAPGGAGSGLYGILILAIVAVFVAGLMVGRTPEYLGKKLRGREMKFASLYILTTPAVALVGAGLAMALPGERAAMLNSGPHGFSEVLYAFASAANNNGSAFAGLSVNTVWYNTTLGVVMLVGRFLPMVFVLALAGSLAEQQPVPVTAGTLPTHRPQFVGLLTAVILIVVGLTYFPALALGPLAEGLH is encoded by the coding sequence ATGAACGACACCCTCGCGGGCTGGCTCCAGGTGCTTGCCCTGGTGGTCGCGCTAGGTCTCTCATTTCGCCCGATGGGCTCCTACATGGCCCGCGTCCTGACCGCTGATCACCACGGGCGGGTCGAACGCCTGGTTTACCGGGCAGGCGGAGTGAACGGCGACGCCGACCAGAAGTGGTCGGTCTACCTGCGGAGCATCCTGGCCTTCTCAGCCGTATCGGTACTGTTCCTGTACGCATTTCTGCGCCTGCAGAACCATCTCCTGCTGTCCCTGGGAATGAAGCCGATTGCCGCGGACCAGTCGTTCAACACCGCGGCATCCTTCGTCACCAATACCAACTGGCAGTCGTATTCGGGTGAGTCGGCGATGGGGCATCTGGTCCAGATGGCGGGCCTCGCGGTGCAGAACTTCGTCTCCGCAGCCGTGGGGATTGCCGTCGTCGCCGCGCTGATCCGGGGCTTCAACCGGAAGAAGACCGATCGCGTCGGGAACTTCTGGGTGGACCTGACACGGATCGTGCTTCGCGTTCTGCTGCCACTGGCTTTCGTCTTCGCGATCGTTCTGGTGGCTGCCGGTGCCGTTCAGAATTTCCACGGAGTCCACGACATCACCACCATCGCGGGCGGGCACCAGGGCCTGACCGGAGGCCCCGTCGCCTCCCAGGAGTCCATCAAGGAACTGGGCACCAACGGCGGTGGTTTCTACGCCGCGAACTCCGCGCACCCCTTCGAGAACCCCAACGCCTTCACCAACCTGATCGAGATCTACCTCATGCTGGTCATCGCGTTCTCGCTCCCGCGGACTTTCGGGACGATGGCCGGCGACCACCGCCAGGGATACGCCGTCGTCGCCGTGATGGCATTGATCTGGGGCGCGTCGGTCGCCATCGTCACCGCCAACGAGCTGCACAGCGTCAGCAGCACCGCCGGTCACGCGGCCGGCGGAATGATGGAGGGCAAGGAGACGCGGTACGGGATCTGGGCCTCGGCCCTGTTCGCCGTGTCCACCACCCTCACGTCGTGCGGAGCGGCCAACTCCTCCCACGACTCGTACACGCCGGGCGGCGGCGGCATGACGATCTTCAACATGATGCTGGGGGAGATCGCGCCCGGCGGCGCCGGGTCCGGGCTCTACGGGATCCTGATCCTGGCGATCGTCGCGGTCTTCGTCGCCGGACTGATGGTCGGCCGGACACCCGAGTACCTGGGCAAGAAGCTCCGGGGCCGGGAGATGAAGTTCGCCTCGCTCTACATCCTGACCACGCCCGCGGTCGCACTGGTGGGGGCGGGGCTGGCGATGGCGCTCCCGGGGGAGAGGGCGGCCATGCTCAATTCCGGTCCGCACGGCTTCTCCGAGGTCCTGTACGCCTTCGCGTCGGCCGCGAACAACAACGGCTCGGCGTTCGCAGGGCTGAGCGTGAACACCGTCTGGTACAACACCACACTTGGTGTGGTCATGCTCGTCGGCCGGTTCCTGCCCATGGTGTTCGTCCTGGCGCTCGCCGGCTCGCTCGCAGAGCAACAACCTGTTCCGGTCACCGCGGGCACCCTGCCCACTCACCGGCCGCAGTTCGTCGGGCTGTTGACCGCAGTGATCCTCATCGTTGTCGGTCTGACCTACTTCCCCGCGCTCGCGCTCGGACCCCTGGCGGAGGGCCTGCACTGA